A part of Fusarium oxysporum Fo47 chromosome III, complete sequence genomic DNA contains:
- a CDS encoding GTP cyclohydrolase N terminal-domain-containing protein, which yields MASDDQQSSMLEALQEIQRTQVLLVNAVESLSGRSIEESGGDVGKNTILEPGSREDDNEGGTPSVEVPAASGDKLKAPALPSSEQRQQQGFTSRIILTTYPKQIGINPLPMDWGNQDPVKRGPIVVSRAASTIRRRNGSSLLEPSELSITVHFEGNHAKQVVSGGSYSIYYALAVASNELNADHRPDFTNTEPAANIGPFPQWGDPKKIVAMDPWGHLAPWLFKDTIEKDNVDIRPTIAITKAHMKLPELAESVKAGRLVPDGKVCLNDQGELAVTKFAVEPVWYLPGVAERFGIDEATLRRSLFEHTGGSYPELITRGDIKVFLPPIGGLTVYCFGDPAKMSDESVRLSLRIHDECNGSDVFGSDICTCRPYLIFGIEEAVKEAQNGGSGVVIYFRKEGRALGEVTKYCKDEIPQDSEKQPSLVYNARKRGADRASDYFKRTENIAGVKDMRFQALMPDILHWLGIKKIDRMLSMSNMKHDAIVGQGIPIHERVELPEELIPADSRVEIDAKITAGYFTTGKRMTTEELQAVQGRIWEDFDH from the exons atggcatctGACGACCAGCAATCCAGCATGCTGGAAGCTCTACAGGAGATTCAGCGCACGCAGGTTCTTCTAGTGAACGCGGTCGAATCGCTTTCTGGTAGATCGATCGAAGAATCAGGTGGAGATGTTGGCAAGAACACCATCCTTGAGCCAGGTTCTCGTGAAGATGACAATGAGGGTGGAACGCCTTCAGTAGAAGTTCCTGCTGCCTCTGGAGACAAATTGAAAGCTCCTGCGCTTCCCTCATCCGAACAGCGCCAGCAGCAAGGATTCACATCGCGCATTATTCTGAC GACTTACCCCAAGCAGATTGGAATTAATCCTTTGCCCATGGACTGGGGAAATCAAGACCCTGTTAAGCGTGGCCCTATCGTAGTTTCAAGGGCTGCTTCTACTATTCGACGTCGTAATGGTTCGTCC CTGTTGGAG CCCAGTGAGTTATCAATCACCGTTCATTTCGAGGGAAACCATGCTAAACAAGTTGTTAGTGGTGGTTCGTACTCGATCTACTATGCCCTCGCCGTGGCCAGCAACGAACTGAACGCCGACCACCG TCCCGACTTCACCAACACCGAGCCGGCGGCGAACATTGGCCCTTTCCCTCAATGGGGAGACCCCAAGAAGATTGTTGCCATGGACCCCTGGGGACATCTCGCTCCTTGGCTGTTCAAGGACACCATAGAGAAGGACAACG TCGATATTCGACCGACCATTGCCATCACCAAGGCTCATATGAAG CTTCCTGAACTTGCCGAGAGTGTCAAGGCCGGCCGACT GGTACCCGATGGCAAGGTTTGCCTGAATGATCAGGGTGAACTGGCTGTCACCAAGTTTGCTGTTGAACCA GTCTGGTACCTCCCCGGTGTGGCAGAGCGATTCGGTATTG ACGAGGCCACCCTACGACGTTCCCTGTTTGAGCACACAGGAGGAAGTTACCCAGAG CTTATCACCCGCGGAGACATCAAAGTATTCCTTCCTCCGATTGGTGGTCTCACTGTGTACTGCTTCGGAGATCCAGCCAAGATGTCGGATGAATCGGTTCGACTGTCTCTGCGAATTCACGACGAG TGCAACGGCAGCGACGTGTTCGGATCTGATATCTGCACTTGTCGTCCTTACTTGATCTTTGGTATCGAGGAAGCCGTCAAAGAGGCTCAGAATGGTGGCAGTGGTGTTGTCATCTACTTCAGAAAGGAAGGCCGTGCGTTGGGAGAGGTCACCAAG TATTGTAAGGATGAAATCCCTCAAGATTCGGAGAAGCAGCCGTCGT TGGTCTACAACGCGCGTAAACGCGGAGCCGATCGCGCATCAGACTATTTCAAGAGGACCGAGAACATTGCAGGTGTCAAAGACATGCGATTCCAGGCTCTCATGCCGGATATCCTGCACTGGCTGGgcatcaagaagattgaCAGGATGCTTAGCATGAGCAA CATGAAGCATGATGCGATTGTCGGACAAGG GATCCCCATTCATGAGAGGGTCGAGCTTCCAGAAGAACTGATACCCGCTGACTCGCGAGTCGAAATTGACGCCAAAATTACAGCTG GCTACTTTACCACTGGTAAACGTATGACTACCGAAGAGCTCCAGGCGGTCCAGGGAAGAATATGGGAAGA CTTCGATCATTAA